The proteins below are encoded in one region of Hordeum vulgare subsp. vulgare chromosome 3H, MorexV3_pseudomolecules_assembly, whole genome shotgun sequence:
- the LOC123441930 gene encoding 60S ribosomal protein L27-2-like has product MVKFLKPGKVVILLQGRYAGKKAVIVLVFEEGTGDLPYGHCLVAGLAKYLKKVIRKESTKKTAKKSRVKVFLKLVNFTHLMPTRYTLDVDFKEVVSGTPDSLTTKDKKLNAAKFAKAKLEERFNYGKNMWFFTRHHMIRHD; this is encoded by the coding sequence ATGGTGAAGTTCCTGAAGCCGGGAAAGGTGGTGATCCTGCTGCAGGGCAGGTACGCCgggaagaaggcggtgatcgtgctCGTGTTCGAGGAGGGCACTGGTGACCTCCCCTACGGGCACTGTCTGGTCGCCGGCCTGGCCAAATACCTGAAGAAGGTGATCCGCAAGGAATCGACCAAGAAGACGGCCAAGAAGTCCCGCGTCAAGGTCTTCCTCAAGCTCGTCAACTTCACGCACCTCATGCCTACCCGCTACACCCTCGATGTCGACTTCAAGGAGGTGGTCTCCGGCACCCCCGACTCCCTCACCACCAAGGACAAGAAGCTCAACGCCGCCAAGTTTGCCAAGGCCAAGCTCGAGGAGAGGTTCAATTACGGCAAGAACATGTGGTTCTTCACGAGGcaccacatgattcgacatgattaa